The genomic stretch ATCAAGGTAAATCGGAAAATACTTACGGTGGACAGTCCGGAAGTCCAGCATCCCTTATTTACAAGTCCCAGTTAGAGGAAAAATCCTTATAAATACACCGTAGCTGGGAATCAAAATATGGGTACCTGCagagatttttcctccaaatgggactTGCAACTAAGGGATGCTGGGCTTTTGGGTCGTCCGCCGCAAGTGCTTCCAGATTTACCCTGTTGGGATTGAATCTATATACATTTGGGATAAAGAGGATATATTTACCTTTCCTTATTAAGAAGATACAAAAAGAGTTTCAATACCTAACTTTCCTACTGATCAAATATACGGTCTAATATATAaggaaaaattataataaatattcacATCATTTTCCTAATAAAATTTACACATTCACAACATTCTTCCATATTCATAAATGATAATGCTGTAGATTCAAAAGACAATAGTTGACTGAATTGTGGCATTAAATGCAAGAAAATTTTCAAGACTAGAACAAAGGAAATcagggaaattaaatattcaagtCACTATCATCATTGCTAGCTCCATTACTAGTGAAAGATAAATTTATCAATAGAACTCATTGAAATTAATCACATGAGAAACAAACATACTTATtagtattaattaattagtaCTAAGACATGGTATAATTAAGTGACAATGTTCATGTGATAAACATCAAACCAATTTTATCCTTACAGATTTATTACCAGCATACCTAAACACACATGAAAAATAATGTGAATCCTATTTTGCCTtaatttatttacataaatatCAAAACTATGTAAAATTTTGTCACCAAGTCTATATGTCAGTGATAAAAAAAAAACCATGTTCAAACATGAATTACCACTCTGCACATACATGTGATGCCTAGCTTCCTCCACCAATAAAGACCAGTGACTATATGATAAAGAGAATGGTCCCCCAAAGAGAAAAGATTATAAATATACCTTTAAATCAGACTAATAAGGAGCATGGACAATTAGAAGTCCTACTTGCTATTCCAGATATATGGGCTGATTAAAAGTTAAGACTTTGTGAATCATAGGAACTTTTGTAAAATAGACAACAAATAAGTGATAAAATGATGTTATTATACACTCACACATACATCTATTCATGCCAAATTTTATCTGACCTCTAATCACATATTTACATAATCTGCAAATAAATAGGCATGCTTAAGTTTTCTTGtcttcatgaacaaactaggcATTGTATCTCTACCTATAGCATACATATTTGCAAATTGACACATGATTTTAAGTTCCCTGTATATTCTAAGGGATTAAAAAGGTTATGTTAGTGTTCAAATGTTCAAATGACTTGTTTTTACATAATTAGAATTATACTAGTGAACATAAAGAAAAACTAGAATTTTTAATGCGGAATTACTAGTAGTATCATCTTTTTCATATACATCTAAAGAAGATCCAAACTATAAAAGGAACTATTGAATAGTTTGATTAGTGAGCAAAAACATTTTTATGCCTAAAATTGTTAAAACTTTCATACTAGATACCTTAATAAAAATTTCAGTATTTGAAGAAGTTTGTTTCTAATCTAACAAAACTAAATTTGATGAAAATATACCTCAGGAATTTGAAGAAACTGAGAGCTTATTCCATGCTGCTCTAAGACTCGTGGTATAAGATGCTTGAGTGCTATCTTTAGTTTTTCTTCAGGCGTATAGCCAAGAAGCTCAATGACTTCCATTTGATCTAAGAGTGGAGGAGGAATAGGTTGAATTCTATTTGTAGTTGCAACAAAAATTACCTTTGATAGATCAAAAGGAACATTCAAATAATTGAAAAACAAGTTAAGGAATTTTTACAATAAAAcaattaaaaattaatcaaattaacatGAGAATTGGAAAGACACACATTTAAATCTTATTTTACTAAATTCAGCACTCATCTTATCAATTTAAGGAACATCCAGCTAGTAGGGAAGTTCTATGGAATAGAAATTCAGCAAGTAGCATAGCTGAGGATACTGatcattgaaaattttattttgttatggATCAAGAACTTCCAACAATGTGGATGCTAGATCCCCCCGGACATCAGAACTCATCTTATCAATTTCATCAAGAAGCATAATTAGATTGTTGACAACCACTCTTTGTAGATTGATTAAATGAAATATGGATGGTGTATGTTAGGTGAAACAGCAAGACAATATGTAATCAAACATATTTGGTGGGCATGGATACATAGTACTTTGAAGCACATATTTCTTAAGCAACCTACAGTACTTGACAGAATCTACAAGCTTAAAAAGTAGAGGCTACTAAATGAGATTACATAAACAATGAAGCTAGGACAACTCAGAATTTGTAAAGGCTTGACTAGTGAAGGTCAGAAGAAAAACTTTTGCAAGGTGGTGCTAGTCAACACCAATCATGTTCTTCCTAGCGTGTTCAAGTTGAGCCATCACTCTCCTTACTGATCTTGGACCACGAAGCAAGCACCTGATTTAAGAGGCAAATAgggtaagatattttaaaaaaaaacaaattatacAAGATTGTGAATCTAGTACATTTGACTCACCTTTTGAGAAGACTTTCTCAAGTTCCACAGGTTGAAcctattcaaaaataatattcatatcatgacaatTTATTTTTAGATGCAGGTGTTTATGTTGAACACTGTCATTAAGATCTAATGAAACAAATGCACTGCTTTTGAAGTCAAGCATATACTATCTATTTATGAGGAAGTGACCCATGATACAAGTTTTGAAACAAAGACAACGGATAGTGTAAAACCATTGAAGTGACACATGATACAGGTTTTGAAACAAAGACAACGGATAGtgtaaaaccattgtcttttatattttataacACCacaaagataatagttttgttgTGTTTTATAGAAGTCATAAAATTTTTTCCTAAAACAGTTATCTTTTAGCATTTTTATTGTAGTTAAAATTTATGCTACTCCATAAAACATCTATAGGTAAATTAGTTAGCATGAACATTTTAGTGTAGAGAAACATTCTCGATAGCATAGCAATGTTTGCAGTATCATCTAATTTAAGCATAGAAACCTCAACATAAATAGGAATCAAATATCAAAGCAAACAAAGACCCACAAAATAAATCACTAACCAATGCCTACCATTTGGAAATGTGAAATATCCTACTATGTAAGTTTTGCACGTTATGCACACAAGCTTTCAATTTTCTATTTAATGAatgtctcttttcttttctcattCTCAAAATATATTGACCTTTTGCTCATCTAATAAATTATCCTTTGTACTTTCTCTTTATCAACCCCTTCCATTCCTATAAAAAAACCATTAGTGTTGAGGCACTAAAAAAGCAGAAAAGAAACCATTAGTATTGTTCAATTTGTAGCTATTAGCCAACATAAATGAAtcagaaaataaatatttaagtgTTACGGAATAGTTATATACAATAATAGCATGCTTCATTTCTAGGAACAGAAACATCTCAACTTCATGATTATACATTCTAACCTGCATAATTGATAAAGCATATAAACTTTCCTGAAATTTATATTTAAGATAATTTATGGGAAGGTAAACTATTCATCTGAAAGGAACACACTAACTAGTTCATCAGGAAGTCAGAAGAAAGGGCTCATAGTTCTCTCAAATTCTTATCTTGCACagaacataaaaaattaaaaaagtttcTTCTTGCATAGAGATATATGGGAACGAGCATTGGAAGCATTCAAACTGATGCAGCTCAACCGCGAGATCACCGTTTCTTGCTTCCCGTGATCGAAGAATGGCATCATGCTTCAATTGAACCGAGCGAAGTATATCACTTGCCACCTTCCAAAATCCCCaaacacaaaaaggaaaaaaaaaatcaccattCAAAGTTTAACATCTACCAAAACTGAGAAACAAAAAGAAGACAGTAAAGccaaaaaggattttttttttttcttctttcctttaattttacCAAAGCTCTTCAGCGACGACGGCAGAGTTTGCTAACCTGCGGCGAGTCCAGTAGCTCCTATACACCTTCTGGAGCTCGATGGTGAGTGGTTTCTCATTCGTGCTCCCACTCGCGCCGCAGGAGGCCCAAGCAAACAAACAACGGATCTCGAAGAACATGAAGGGGGGACATGGGGGAGATGGTGCCAGAGACGCAGGCATTGTAGAGGACCTTGCTCTCGAAGGTGGCCATGCAGGGGGCATCAAGGCTGCACTGAAAGCGGTCGTCGGCATCGATCGAGAAGTCTGACACCTTTGGGCAAAGGCCTATGGGGAGACCGTTGGAGCATCTAGAACTCTGCTTCCACAGCAGAGAATGGGAGGGGAGGTGACGTGGAGGAGAGGATGACGATAGGATGAGGAAGAGGAGTGGAGGCTAGCGAAGCGaaggagggagagggaggagggtGGTGGATTGACGAGAAGCGGAGGAGGGAGGGGGAAGCGGCAATGAGATTTAGGGATTAAGGGTTTCGAGGTTGAGCTAAAAAAAAGTTTCGCTGTGATGTTTTGATGTTCACCGCCAAAATCATTATTCCCAATTTCTGTCGGAGTTTTGAGGTAGGATTACAACGGTTATAATTCCATTGACAACCATTATAAATCGTTATTTTATTAACTCAATTCACTCAACAGTTTCATTAACAACATTTCATTGAATTGTTGTCCTAACTGTTGTGTTGATGAAAATAAAACCTCATAAAGACAATGGATAGTATAaaattgttatgttttgtatttacAACATCACAAAGAACGATTTTGtcaaaaattattatcttttaccaaatttaaaataattttttttaaaatcattgtctttatGGTGTTATCTTTTAGTAGTTTTGTTATAGTATTACCATGATTTTCTTCTTATTAGGTAGGTTGGCGTGGTGTCTTATCGGGTGCTTGGCCCGAGGCTCAGGCATTTCTTTGTTGGGCTCAGTCATTTCTTTATTGGGGTCGTTGTTGATTTCAATTGGCTCTTTTAGGGCTTCACCTTGGGGGTATGTTCAATTGACGATGACGTTGATGGTTGGGAGAAGACGAACGCTTACGAAACTCCTGATTGGCCGCTCGGTGCATATCTTGGTTATATTGATAACATTCTTCTATATTGTGGGTCTCCGATCGATGGTAGATGCAAAACATTGGAGTCCATCAACGATACACAGGGAATCACGTTCGCTTGGCCTCAACATGCTGGACTGCGTTCGGCCTTTGCTCGTGGTGATGCGATGAGTGACCCGATTAGGACCCTTTAGGCAGGAGAGTAAgaggaggaactcgacgctcggGGATAGAAATAGGAGCTGGGGTTGCCACTTCTTTTTTCCAGCAGATTGAACTTCTTCCATATTAATGTACTTAGTTGCTCGTCTAAGTAGGTGGTCGAAGTCTCTTAGGGGTTTCTTGATGAGGAATCAAAAGAAATCACCATCTGTGAGCCCTTGAGAAAAGACACTTACTAAGATTTTCAGAGTGACTGAGGGAACATCCATAACCACTTAATTGAACTTCTTAATGTATGCTCAAAATGTCTCCTTGGGCCCCTATTTGAGAGAAAATAAGCTCAAAGTGGTCTTGTGATAACGACAACTACTGGTGAAGTGATGGAAGAATGCCTTGCGATAATCCTTAAAGTAGCAAATAGACTCAGTCGGGAGTCGGTTGAACCATCTCTGCGCCGAGGCAAAgagagtggtgaggaacactcggcacttaacTCCATTTGTGTATTGATGGAGGATAGCCGCATTATCAAATTTGAGCAGGTGGTTCTCCAGGTCTGTTGCTCCTTTATATTCTCCGATCAACAAGGATTGAAATGACTTGGCAGTTTATCTTTCATTATTTCTTGGGAGAACATCATACTGACTCGCTCAGGGGAGCCCGTAGCCATTGGAGCTTTCCCCTTTCGAAGGTCCCAAGCGGGTGCATTTTCAAAAGATGATCCCTATGACCTTTCCCCTCGACCCATATCATCAAACGATGTGCTAAATAAAGCTCAGTGATATGTGATTGACAACAAGGGTGCAGGCGGTAGGCTAGTCGGGTGCGTAGGTGCTTAAATGAAGCCAGCCGGAGGAAGAGGAATCGGCTGACACCAAGTCGATCAGGCCTTCCACTCGAGTTCCGCTCTCGGCTTGAGGATCGGTCATAGATACAACCAGCCAGTCGTTAGGTAAAAGACACTCGGTCGCTGCTTGCTGCTGCTGTACTAATCTTTGTGCTGAGCGATTATTAACAACTCTAAATCTTCTTGCGACAAAGTTACTGTGGTGAGTCTTCCAATCTCATCCATCTTCACGTTTCAATTACACGCGAAGTTTCTATTGGTGCAGCAAGGCCTGCAAGAGGGGGTGAACTGTCTgtaagaagaaaacaaaatcccTTCTCGTTCTTTTGACTTGTATTAATAGCACAATTCTAATTAAGTAACAACAATAgatgaaataacaacttaaaaagaaaataagtaagagactatgatttttacttggttacaacctaggtggttttTAATCCAAGGCCGTTACAAAGCTCTACTAAGAATGTCTCCTTtgatgaaggcggagaaacctcttacactcctTAGACTGGGCAAAAGCTACCGTTGGTGAAGATTTTCCAAGAGTCTTTTTATAgtccctggaaaatcttatccgaagctgaaaggcgcctccaaccaggcAAGCGAAGATAATGTTTTATCTTCACCAATGGTAGCTTTTGCCCAGTCTAAGGCATCTTCAAGTAGTTGAAGGCTCCTTTTATAAaggctcgaaggcgccttcctccCGAAAgacttgagggcaccttcaatatTGAAGGCATTTTCAGTAGTTGCTACTGAGCTCTAAACTTCTCCTttggctcttccgctgctccgctcgcttaggtgattttggccatccgaaataggactcacccgaactcattttttgaccttctcctcgagcaggcttcctccccggcttcgtagccctcgaatgtcgtgcacatccttctcatcgagcgcagatcctctggaccgcaaaaaGCGGTCCAGGGGATGGTCCCTTAGCTTAGATTGGTTCAGGAGATGGTTCCCATTCATAAAATAGGTGGGGACCATTCATCCCTACCAATCCAGATCAAGGGACCATCCCCTGGACCGCtttttgcggtccagaggatctgggTTACTTCtcatctaccggtgtactcttccgcagcacctcgtccttcggacgcaccgagctaataggctctctcccgtgtcgtccttctcgctagctgtgtcttccgctcgacttcttgtgtttctaagctcctgcacacttagacacaaggatcaaatacaacaagacctaattgaacttggttgaccacatcaaaactatctcggggttctaacaatctccccatttttgatgtgcatcaacctatgtccaagttagggtaaaaaaatacAATAACATAAGTAAATTGCAAATAACAATTGCAATACAATGAATTAAagaatttagtaaaaaaaatagtatttatGTAAATATCTAAACTCCCTCTGAACTTGTACtaatttctcccccttttatcacatcaaaaataaagtGAGAAAGGCAAAGATAGATAGAGAATTTAAATTTTGTTTCTAAGGGTTAAGGAAAATTTTTCTTaaggttcaacaaaatttaaatttttcaaaaaaataaaatttcaagatATTTCAGATTTAGAAATGAAGTTTTCGacaaataattcataaaaaatttattatttatcaaaaaaattatagaaatatattttcGAGTATTGAAAAACGTCTGAAAATAGGAGTTGAAAATATATAAggcaaatataaaattttacacaaAGGAGTTAACTGAAgcagaaaataaaaaaactttaatttaaagACTACCTTtttaacaaataatttttttattttaaaaaatttataacagTTAACTATTTAACAGTTAGtctattaaacattcatttcaataattgacttctagactatagcgaggcactagaccttcttggatattagaacaacaaccacttctaaataaaatcttttaaagaaattaaacatttaattttctttctgcaaattataacttaaaaaaaaattaattattctaAGCATGATTTGGGAACCTgatataggtttcttcctactgGATTTATTAAGTATCTTTTAGAACATATTTTGGTGATaactttctaatttgacccttatagtatctaaaataccaatttagacttCTATAATTTTTCCAGACATTTTGATTAAGACAtgtaaaatttttagatttttcaatttagtccttcaattttttatttttttcctttaacttatcatacatttctaaagggTAGGTTTTTGAtaagattatttttaattcagcattttctctttctagttttactaaatccttggaaaatactttaataaattgaaataactTTTTAAGAGTTAAGGCGCGTACCTTACTTATCTCGTGTtctgatattttttttt from Zingiber officinale cultivar Zhangliang chromosome 5B, Zo_v1.1, whole genome shotgun sequence encodes the following:
- the LOC121984484 gene encoding uncharacterized protein LOC121984484: MPTTAFSAALMPPAWPPSRARSSTMPASLAPSPPCPPFMFFEIRCLFAWASCGASGSTNEKPLTIELQKVYRSYWTRRRFNLWNLRKSSQKVLASWSKISKESDGST